In Ptychodera flava strain L36383 chromosome 6, AS_Pfla_20210202, whole genome shotgun sequence, the sequence ATAAACTCACTAGTACATAGCAAAAGTGGTTGATATTATAGGGGCTCTTGTAAAACAATCAATTGGTCTCAGTGTTTGTCAACCTTTACCtgtcaagttcatatttcaccatcaggtcaagttggttaaaacgagtgaagcaaaacatgcccaatatggtgcattttaacaaagacttgaagatttgaaggtccctgaagacagagacaCTATAAACCACTGTCCCTCATGATTTTTAGtctgctataacagaccaagctaagtgggtgaaaatatatatggttttagctcaatactgctttttactgacttggcagatgggcaagtgatactgtctggcaggtaaaaGGTTAAAGATGACAATACAGTGGTATGGGTTTATGATCAGCCTTGTCACAGCGCAGCAATGAGGGTATAATGACATGCAAAATAATGCAAGAACAACTGTAAACTCATAAAACATTGCCATTGCTACACAACAGAAAAGGACACACTAGTATGTAGGTATATACATTAACATATGCTCTGAAGGCTACATGAGCGTGCAAATAGTACCGGTATATTTGCATTCTACACATTATTATAACAGTAATCTTTATCTTGGACCTCTCACCTCTTGATTTGTAACACAAGTTCCTCCGCTCTTGTCTTTTCCCAGACTTTCTGACTTGTCCTTGtcataataatcatcatcattctcgttatcatcattatcgtcatcAGAATCAAACACGATACGTTGACCCGTAGTAACTTTTGAATCCTATGGATTAATTATTTAAGGAAATTTTGTTGTACTAAAAACATTGTTTTAGATGTAGTTCAAATAGCCCTGCTTTGGTGGACCGGTCACTGTGACAACAAACTATTAAATGTCTACTATCATGCAGGAACTGTTTGTCTTTTTGAGTTGTCAATTCTCTTTAGCAATGACTAAAAATTTTAATGCACACTTTTTCTAAAGACTGGTCTTCTGAATGTATCTAAAATTGGTAAGTGAATTCGAGTTTtgctagttttgttttgttccaaAGTGTACAACATACACACTTGCATATTGCTGCAGAGAATGGAAATGATCTTATTTTTGAAGTGTAATATTAGTTGATGGTACTATACTTACCACAGAAGCCAGCGCTTTCTTGATGAGTGATTTTTGTTTCTCTAAACTTTGTTGTTTTTCTCGAAGTGATTCCAGTCTCTTCTGATTTGACAGGTCATGCTTCTCCTGTTTCTTATCTCTGCCCTTCTTGAGTTTCTTCTTTGCTCCTGGATTTGGATCTGATTCACATTGGGCCTGAATCAAGTTGCCATCATTCCTGGATCTTTCACTGGATTTACTGACTTTCTTTGTCTCACCTTCAGCTGGCTCTTCTACGGCTTTTCTTTTACCTCTTTGAACAGGTGAATTGCATTCCCCTATTGTTACTGTCTGGTGATTTCCACTTTCTACGCTACTCTTTTCCAATTCAGATTCAggttcactttcaattttctctTCATCAACAGCTCTTTTACCTGCACATTGAGGTCTGGCACATTTCTTAGCAGACAGGCAAATTTCATCAGTTCCTGCAGATCCAGTTGATTCTAAATCTGATTCTAGTACTTCCTTAGTTGTCTTTTGTGCCTCATTTTTCATCGCACTTTCGGCTCTTTCATCTGTTTTTTCCTTCTTTACTTTTGATTTCATGGCCTTTGGAGTTTTTGATTTGGCAGATTCTGGAACTTGACTGGATGTAGCTTGACCGTCCTTTCCATTAATATTCTCAAATTTGGCAAAAGTTATTATTTCATCAGTATCAGCTGATTTTatggattcatcatcatcaGGTCTTGAGTTCCATTCCTTTTTATGAATTCTTTCTTTATCATCATCTCTCTTCATTTCACCATTTGGACTTGACTTCCTATCTGAGTCTTTTTTGAAGTGAGACTTGTCATTGCTAACATCATCTTCCGAACCTTCATCTTCATTGTCATTTGTTGTCAATGTATGCAAatcttttcttttccttttttgatCTGGGGTCTGCTTTTCAATGCTTGTACTTTCATCATTATTGTTAGTCCTCTTTTCGGTATTTTTCTGGGCCTTGGAATCAGCTTTTCTTTTATTCTCAGATTTTGAAATGTTGGGAGATTCCACTGCTGCTTTGGTACTGGATTCAGGTCTCTTTTCATTTCTCCTGGACATTTCACCCTCAGTTCCGGACTTTTTCCTCTTTTCCTTGGCAGTTTTCACAAGTTTAGGAGTTTCAGAAGCGTAACTGGAATATTTACTCTGAACAGCTGCAGTTTCAAATCCCTTTGCTTCTTCAAAGTGACTTTTCTTCGCAGAACTAATAATTTCATCTGTATCTGCTGATCCCACTGACTCAGCATCTGAATTGGTCTCAAAACTATCAACTTCTAGTTTCCTACCTTTTGTCACGTGATGATGCATTTTACGAGTTCTGTGAAAGTCACTGCTAATATTTTGTTTCTGCAATTTTGAGCTGGAGACAATTTCAAACtgatcgtcatcatcgtcatcatatCTTTTGATGACTGACTGCTTTTTTCCTGAAGACATGCCTTCAAGTTTTGCTTTCAGAGATTTGTCATAATCCAAGCGATCTAACAAGTCATCTTCCTGGGCAAAAAAATCACTGTCAGAATCAGCAAACATCATCATTGATGGGATATCACTGGGATCTGAGTTTTCAAATTTCCTCATGTCTTGTATTTCAAGTTCACCGGGGTTATCAAGGGCTGAATTCACACCTGGAGTGCGTCTACTACAGCTTGTTAATTCGTAGATGTCATCCAAATTTGGTTTTTGAACTTCTTCCATTTTCTCATGGCCAGATTTAGCTTCTTTGTTTTCTCCATTTTCACGTAagtctttttcatgttttcttttcttttgtgCATGAATGACACTTTTTTCCTTCATTGGTGTTTTCTTCTTCTCTTGTTTTTTGTCACTGGATTGTTCTTTTTCTGGCTTGGTCTCTTCACTTGGTGAGATGTCCACACTCTTGCTCATATCTACATGGCTGCTCTTTCTGTCTTCCACGACAAACTCACCCTTTCTCTTCTTATAGTTTTCACTGTCATTCTCTCCTAACTCCCAGGTCAGTCCACTGACACTGTTCACATCACTGTCTGTGTGGCTGTCAAGTTTCTTGAGGTTGTGTGTACGTTTTGAAGGATCGTACTTCATGAGTTTCTTCTTGTCTTTCCTCCTTACGTGAACAATTGGCAGAACTTGTCCAAATTTACCAACAATCCAGTTCTGCACAGAATGGAGCAATGACCAATGTTAGACCTGTCATTCAAATTTTCCCAACAACTAGTTGACTTATTACAGAATAAATATCTCCACAGTAAATGATCTCATCTGTTCACACAGGGATTACAGTGCGATATAAACATGACATAAGTCATAAATCACAGTGCCAAACCACTTGCTCACTTGaattattttgtgatgtcatttaTACTGCGGTCTatcactcattttaatgttaaTTTTCTCAAGTGGACTTTGTGATACTTTTGTTTGTCTAAGTCAAACTTTTGTTGTGTATCTTTTATAAGTTTTCATATGgtgtgtaattttgttttgtcatttgtctgcattttaacATGATTAAAGTTGTTAAACCATTCTCATAAGCCAGAGCTTTTTTTTTCGCAACACGAACTTCTGAATTTCTTAACAGTAGCACAAATATCGGTTGCTGCATAAAGAGGCCGGTGATTTTGCAACAGTGTGTTAAATAGGCATTGAGATCATTCTTTtggtttaaataaagttttacgTATAATTCTACATGATATCGTTATTCCAACAAAGAAGTTTTACTTATCAAGACTGACATAAAGTGATATATTTAGATAACAAGATGAAATTCTACACAAACCTTTTCACCAGGTATTGGTGTACCTGGAACAGCGCCCTTCTTGGTGAAGTTTTGAACCCCTGCTGCGGCAAAGTTTTTCTCAAGTTTAGACTCTGATACTTGTTTCTTGTTTTCTTCTTTGGGATGTTCCGACAACTGCCGTTCTTTTCGTAACCTAAGGATGTAAAAAGGAAAGAATTAGCAATGGTTACAGGACCTCATTTGCAGATATAGTCCATGCTGTCACGTCTCTGAAGTCCAAACAGAGGCACTGATTGACTGTTTCTCAAAAGCAAAAACTGACAAGAGTGTGTGGCGTATGGAAACACCTTGGTAACATCATGACCTACATCTCCTTGGCTTTCTAGAAATCTTAATTTGAATTGGCTGTGTTTCCAAACACTcgaaaatttctaaaaaaaaaacaaatatataatgtgctgttttaaaaattgaaaaactcaagaAATTAATTCAGTCGACTGAAATCTGACTGTTGTCTTTAtgattgcattgtgaaatgATGGCAGCTGGAAAGAGATCCCTTCATGGATGTTCAAACAGACAACACTAACTGATGTAAAATAACTGTTATCTTTAATTAGTGTTGACCATATTCTATACTCATCTAGCTGTACATTTTAAAgtgatattgtcattttgtaacATATTTTACACAATCATAGCATTCAAATACCAGCGGTCAACATTCAATCTCCCAATTGTGTACAGATCTTGCCTAATAGATAAACAAGTGATGGCTTTTTTTGAGTTGTCTCCATTTGATAGCCCCTTGAATTTAAGAATCCGAAGTTTGAACGTTCATCACTGGCACTCTTGTAGTCTTTGCTGTGAAGTATGGACATGTTCCAAATCAAGTCAATGTATGGCTTACACCTTTTTTTTGTCAACATCCTAGAATAGCATCATGTTTGGAGCATGCTTGCTCAAAGTCTGCAATGATTTTCAAACATTGTATACAAATGTTGTACTCTCACATGATCCTTTTGCTCAATGTCACATGATGCACCGTAACTTCAGGGTCACAAATTGactgttggcattaaaataagatGTACGACAAATATTACGAAAATGCAAATGCTACTTGAAATCTTTTTATCTGCCAGGAGGTTATCCTCAACTCATTGACAGAAATCTCACCTTGTAATGAAGTCTTCTTTTGCATTCTGTATTGACATTTGCTGTCCTCTCCACTTTGTGTTGTTATAGATACTGAAGCCTTCATcatcaacacaaacaaaatgcaaaacaaacaaaaattatttgcGAAGGATTTTTCACATATCACATAGTGACAAAGTCATTAAAGCAGGGACGTTGTTCAGAAACAATTTGTATTATGCATTGTAACAATACTAGTACCTGGTTTGTGATTTGATTTTGAACATGTAAGCAATAATcctgttaaccctttcaccacaatggtttggcccaaacccattgtggtgtggacctgtttacaggcaaCTGGGGTGGATATAAGATTTTGGTATAACCCATTTATTTCCTGTAGCAAAGTTGAACATCTAAGGAGGGAAACAGGGGCAGTTGGGAATGAATGTACTTTGAATCATAAACAGCCAAGCCTCTTCATTTGTTTTAGTGTATGCAGATGAAATTAGGCAAAGTGGAGCACATTTTTGAAGCAGGTGTTTTTCTCATTACATGTTATTTGCTTAATGACCAATTTGAAGAATTTAGAAAATTAAAATGCTGCAAGACTCTTCAAAACAAGGACATGGTACCTTTAATGTGTGAATTCATTATTCTGGATACATACGTATCATTTTTTACTTACATTTCTTCACCTTTTCTTCAGTAGATTGTAAATGGACGTATGCAAATGTTTTCACAGTCTCACCTGGAGGTTAACAAATCAGACATCAACGTTTTAAACCTCTGAACTGTTCAGCATAATGTGCTGTTGTAAAGACTCAACTgaacaattttgttcaaaaggcCATGATACTTTGACTGATATgctaaaaataaaaagaaagtatGTATGtgctttctgtttattttttagcaaaaaataaaagaaagtaTGTGCTTTCTATTTTTTTAGCAAAAGCTGAAATATACACTCTCTGTTCATTCAACTTTTTTTGTCGCTATTCTATCAGTAAATCATctcttttcaaagtttggaggaAAGCTATAGCCACAGTGACACGAATTACTGTATGGTCTTGTTGACAGAGCTATTCTCTTTGTCTAAATGCTTCAAATTAGCAAGGTTATAACCTCTCTTTAAATTCCTCTGTGTTCTGACCATGTTACGTTAACAGTGCCAGCTTGAGTTAGAAGAAGCAATTATCTTGatagtttgtaatttttgcctccCGCACTCCCCGAGTGTGTTGTATAGCAATAAAGTAAATtaaagtaaactaaacattcATAGTGATACTCTAACACCATTTCAGCTTCAATCATGTATTTTGAAAGGAACAAGTTCTTGTGTATAGAGAGAACTTCAACACATTGACAACTGTAAATAATATATTCATCctatttgtgtttgtgtttctcgGCATTTGTCAACTATTTTCCCAGAGACAAAACCAAAGAACTCTAAACCTAAATCCACACCTGTTTcgttttttcttgatttgattTCAACAGATAGCACATCACCAAACTTGCTGAATCTTTCCTTCAAGTCATGTTCTTGGATTCCAGTAAACAGTCCACCAACATACAATCTTTTCTGGACACCAGTTGCCATGTTTTCCTTAAATGTTGAGATGAATTCTCTAACGATGGTCAGTAGTCATCGATTAATATCTGAAAAAAGTGCCACACAAAGTACATTTTCAAATGTCAGTCATCACACCTATGTTATTTATTAACACGAGATTGAGGCAAGACTTCCATTGGTACCACTCGTTCCACGTAGTCATGAATCACATCGCAGAAGAACCAGAAAATTTTGGTTAACAGCACAAATTAATAGACATAGTGTGTTTTCTGAGGGAAGCAAGGAAGGATGAGAGGAAGAAAGGTTGGACCACAGGTGCCTGGAGTTGCCAGTGTGGTATACACAGAGAGAAGGGGCTCTCTATGTATTCTATAGTACACTGGCAACTCCAGGCACCTGTGGGTTTGACGGGGTCTTTTCGAGTCACATGTATATCTTCTAGGGCGAATTAACACTGACAGCCACTGTCCCACTAGAGCTGGGGTGCATGAAGGCAGTAAACATCCCCATACGTTTCATTCACACAATGTACCATTAATAGTCTCGACATTCATTTCAACAGTCGCGCCACATGTCCCACACCGTACCGTCACACGGCATCAACACGATGCACCACATGACCAGTACACAAATCGAGATCTTTCTCACCTGCAGAAGTCTGTCGAACAGCAATACTGTCCAACCGCCCTATCGTGTTCTCCTTCTTGTTAATAATAactgtttttgtaaatgttgaagAGCCTATTTCCTCCGCACGTGTGTATCAGTTTCGTCGCTCGTCGGCCATGATTCCAACGTGCCCACGAGTCACACAGCTGTTCATTTGAGGACAAGTTCACAGGTCTTGATGTACAGCGCCCCTCCGAGGAATATTTTGAGAATCTTTCGTTTCCAGGATCATCTTGTCgatttcctctctctctccccccagCCCAAACCATAGTCAGTAGAGGGGTGTGGAAGGGTTTGGTTTGGGGATGTCCATGcctaataaggccaaagtaattaaattcaatgttttgcgtccccacccgcttagctttttaaggttttcatgaaaaacacacacagcgtatttgaataggaaattttaggacataaccgcttagctttactgaactaaaattttgttacaattttttatatgctgcaatcaaattacattgtgttaatttcttgtgtgtttttcagccacttAGACACGTACCTTTTctcatttagagtggacgcaaaacaaagaatttaattactttggcctaacaaACGTTTGTACTCAGTCCctctg encodes:
- the LOC139135759 gene encoding nucleolar protein 8-like, giving the protein MATGVQKRLYVGGLFTGIQEHDLKERFSKFGDVLSVEIKSRKNETGETVKTFAYVHLQSTEEKVKKCFSIYNNTKWRGQQMSIQNAKEDFITRLRKERQLSEHPKEENKKQVSESKLEKNFAAAGVQNFTKKGAVPGTPIPGEKNWIVGKFGQVLPIVHVRRKDKKKLMKYDPSKRTHNLKKLDSHTDSDVNSVSGLTWELGENDSENYKKRKGEFVVEDRKSSHVDMSKSVDISPSEETKPEKEQSSDKKQEKKKTPMKEKSVIHAQKKRKHEKDLRENGENKEAKSGHEKMEEVQKPNLDDIYELTSCSRRTPGVNSALDNPGELEIQDMRKFENSDPSDIPSMMMFADSDSDFFAQEDDLLDRLDYDKSLKAKLEGMSSGKKQSVIKRYDDDDDDQFEIVSSSKLQKQNISSDFHRTRKMHHHVTKGRKLEVDSFETNSDAESVGSADTDEIISSAKKSHFEEAKGFETAAVQSKYSSYASETPKLVKTAKEKRKKSGTEGEMSRRNEKRPESSTKAAVESPNISKSENKRKADSKAQKNTEKRTNNNDESTSIEKQTPDQKRKRKDLHTLTTNDNEDEGSEDDVSNDKSHFKKDSDRKSSPNGEMKRDDDKERIHKKEWNSRPDDDESIKSADTDEIITFAKFENINGKDGQATSSQVPESAKSKTPKAMKSKVKKEKTDERAESAMKNEAQKTTKEVLESDLESTGSAGTDEICLSAKKCARPQCAGKRAVDEEKIESEPESELEKSSVESGNHQTVTIGECNSPVQRGKRKAVEEPAEGETKKVSKSSERSRNDGNLIQAQCESDPNPGAKKKLKKGRDKKQEKHDLSNQKRLESLREKQQSLEKQKSLIKKALASVDSKVTTGQRIVFDSDDDNDDNENDDDYYDKDKSESLGKDKSGGTCVTNQEKVQEKVKKPSRDKTEKMSLFNSDEDSNESDEDDECRFQIKAQFEGSSGQKLLKLQERYKSDERFRLDERFAESDEEGDEGSVDAKHDSNTATEGALEDEMTYNLAEEKAKQMNILQQLVGNKTFLSMPVEKKTNFKDTSKLRFDPTRKDHRKFETTKEEKPKSKQKEAKDKEETQVPEVSTEKHYEVQENLKEVFDEDKGFTFGFLADEQEKEKDTVVESGQGLSFALDPVQETPWQPKVFKYDSSEDEEDDINDDNDNDDDDNKDQGKERHSEPEKLQSERAKSEKTNAQSERPTFFFREDDMRLQEAVQLFCRPENDVELNSNWEKLKPTLQNDYRKQRREAMRKAGKISTKTWGYKF